From Salinirubellus salinus, the proteins below share one genomic window:
- a CDS encoding M3 family oligoendopeptidase gives MSSRPRSAVPERHRWDLSRVFADADAWEAAHADLTDRINDLHTRAESATDSATALQDALDTYERAVCLDQRVSLYASLREKTDTSDETRTERATRARKTSAALEEARRALFRHLAAHPDAVERHRDGVGDRFAGLLEDVLREREHTLGPEGERVLAAVSDALDSPKRTYWTVTNEDFDAPTVAGPGGGDAVEVTWLRLQTALRHPDREFRRRAFEAYYERLGRVEGTATRAIADVVASHVARADARDYDSVREMALRKETYPSTGRRLALPESVHDTLTGTVHEALDPWHRAHERRRETLGVDQLRPWDLRVPLATHRDDVADADPEVSVDEATNLLLDAVAPLGEAYRETLAGLLAERRVDALPHADREDLLGFGPWGYDPGPYLFVTYDGTVKAASILAHELGHAVAAEHLREARDPLDATMPRPVEEVPSLLHELLLADHLFDERPDLAPFARDRLLEFLGGNLFRTARNATLGHRAHRHVEDGGDLGRERLAGWHTDLVAEFQPAVEPPETDRRWLAGSYRREPYHHYQYVLGAAGSTAVFDGLRAGDLTPADYRTFLRTGATEDSVTMLSRLGADPREPSTYERAATVFDRYVD, from the coding sequence ATGTCATCACGACCACGCTCCGCCGTCCCAGAACGGCACCGCTGGGACCTCTCTCGCGTCTTCGCCGACGCCGACGCCTGGGAGGCCGCCCACGCCGACCTGACCGACCGCATCAACGACCTCCACACCCGCGCCGAGAGCGCGACCGACTCCGCGACGGCGCTGCAAGACGCCCTCGACACCTACGAGCGGGCCGTCTGTCTCGACCAGCGGGTCTCGCTCTACGCCAGCCTCCGCGAGAAGACCGACACCAGCGACGAAACCCGGACCGAGCGGGCGACCCGCGCCCGCAAGACGAGCGCCGCACTCGAGGAGGCCAGACGGGCGCTGTTCCGCCACCTCGCGGCCCACCCCGACGCCGTCGAGCGCCACCGCGACGGCGTCGGCGACCGCTTCGCCGGGTTGCTCGAAGACGTCCTCCGCGAGCGCGAGCACACCCTCGGCCCGGAGGGCGAACGGGTCCTCGCGGCCGTCTCGGACGCACTCGACTCGCCGAAGCGGACCTACTGGACCGTCACGAACGAGGACTTCGACGCGCCAACCGTCGCGGGACCGGGCGGCGGCGACGCCGTCGAGGTGACGTGGCTCCGTCTCCAGACCGCACTCCGACACCCCGACCGCGAGTTCCGTCGTCGTGCGTTCGAGGCCTACTACGAGCGCCTCGGGCGTGTCGAGGGCACTGCCACGCGGGCCATCGCCGACGTGGTCGCCTCGCACGTCGCCCGCGCCGACGCCCGGGACTACGACTCCGTGCGGGAGATGGCGCTGCGGAAGGAGACCTACCCCTCGACCGGTCGGCGACTCGCCCTTCCCGAGTCGGTCCACGACACGCTGACCGGGACCGTCCACGAGGCCCTCGACCCGTGGCACCGCGCCCACGAGCGCCGACGCGAGACGCTCGGCGTCGACCAGTTACGGCCGTGGGACCTCCGGGTACCGCTGGCCACACATCGGGACGACGTGGCGGACGCGGACCCCGAGGTGTCCGTCGACGAGGCCACCAACCTCCTCCTCGACGCCGTGGCACCGCTCGGCGAGGCGTACCGCGAGACGCTCGCGGGACTGCTGGCGGAGCGCCGCGTCGACGCGCTGCCCCACGCCGACCGCGAGGACCTGCTGGGGTTCGGCCCGTGGGGGTACGACCCCGGCCCGTACCTGTTCGTCACCTACGACGGGACGGTGAAGGCCGCCTCCATCCTCGCGCACGAACTCGGCCACGCCGTGGCCGCCGAACACCTCCGGGAGGCCCGCGACCCGCTGGACGCGACGATGCCCCGGCCCGTCGAGGAGGTGCCGAGCCTCCTCCACGAACTCCTGCTGGCCGACCACCTGTTCGACGAGCGGCCCGACCTCGCCCCGTTCGCCCGCGACCGCCTGCTGGAGTTCCTCGGCGGCAACCTCTTCCGCACGGCCCGGAACGCCACCCTCGGCCACCGGGCCCACCGCCACGTCGAGGACGGTGGCGACCTCGGCCGCGAGCGCCTCGCCGGGTGGCACACCGACCTCGTCGCGGAGTTCCAGCCGGCCGTCGAGCCGCCGGAAACGGACCGCCGCTGGCTGGCCGGGAGCTACCGCCGCGAGCCCTACCACCACTACCAGTACGTCCTCGGCGCCGCCGGTTCGACCGCCGTCTTCGACGGACTGCGCGCGGGCGACCTCACACCGGCCGACTACCGGACCTTCCTCCGGACCGGCGCCACGGAGGACTCGGTGACGATGCTCTCGCGGTTGGGGGCCGACCCGCGCGAGCCGTCGACCTACGAGCGGGCGGCCACGGTGTTCGACCGGTACGTCGACTGA
- a CDS encoding helix-turn-helix transcriptional regulator: protein MPVTPLDDVEFLASSANRVRVLETLAERSATRPELHDVTGISRPTLGRVLTDAEARGWVDRAGREYRLTPLGRLLFDAFGDLLETVETTQRLRAVAPHLPPALPFDLSHLRDATVTVPHSPDPSAHLRRVGDLVQTAERVRFLGANVYPETVARQRDLVSRGQTYEITLAAAAVDVTRTHPETAATVRELLDSDAVRLYRYEGSVPFSLVTVDDTALVLPYDEEDTPCALLETSDPVVHEWVDRTLDEYREAATRVTAADFDSLDYVPRTPARGPRCVR from the coding sequence ATGCCCGTCACGCCGCTCGACGACGTCGAGTTCCTCGCTAGCTCCGCGAACCGGGTGCGGGTGCTGGAGACGCTGGCCGAACGGTCCGCCACCCGCCCGGAACTCCACGACGTGACCGGTATCAGTCGGCCGACGCTCGGGCGCGTCCTCACCGACGCCGAGGCCCGTGGGTGGGTCGACCGTGCGGGGCGCGAGTACCGGCTGACCCCGCTCGGTCGGCTCCTCTTCGACGCGTTCGGCGACCTCCTGGAGACGGTCGAGACCACGCAGCGACTCCGGGCGGTGGCCCCGCACCTCCCGCCGGCGCTGCCGTTCGACCTCTCACACCTCCGGGACGCGACTGTCACGGTGCCGCACTCGCCGGACCCGTCGGCCCACCTCCGGCGGGTCGGCGACCTCGTCCAGACGGCCGAGAGGGTCCGGTTCCTCGGTGCGAACGTCTACCCCGAGACGGTCGCGAGGCAGCGTGACCTCGTGAGTCGGGGACAGACCTACGAGATAACCCTCGCAGCGGCCGCCGTCGACGTGACTCGGACGCACCCCGAGACGGCCGCGACCGTCCGTGAACTGCTGGATTCCGATGCTGTCAGGCTCTACCGGTACGAGGGGTCGGTCCCGTTCTCGCTGGTGACCGTCGACGACACCGCACTCGTCCTCCCGTACGACGAGGAGGACACCCCCTGTGCCTTGCTCGAGACGAGCGACCCAGTCGTCCACGAGTGGGTCGACCGGACGCTGGACGAGTACCGTGAGGCCGCCACGCGCGTGACCGCGGCCGACTTCGACTCGCTCGACTACGTCCCTCGAACTCCGGCTCGCGGTCCTCGATGCGTGCGCTGA
- a CDS encoding helix-turn-helix transcriptional regulator, protein MTTPLDDVEFLARSAHRVHVLETLHRGATTRGDLRDRTGIAQATLTRTLDDLVERRWARKRGRVYELTPLGVALAVEFADLLETVETMQRLQSLAEWLPAFPFDLRLLADATVTLPTDTDVLAHVGRVERLLDGADSSWVLAGSVFHESLERQHRRSTGRGQRQVAVLSAAALERARSDPELRQLAADLLASGCVDVYRYDGTVPVMLGLVDEVALVAPLDESGVPRGLVESTDPTVREWVATTLREYVEGAEPVTATAFTG, encoded by the coding sequence ATGACCACCCCACTCGACGACGTCGAGTTCCTCGCTCGCTCGGCACACAGGGTACACGTACTGGAGACACTCCACCGGGGTGCCACGACCCGGGGCGATCTGCGGGACCGGACCGGCATCGCGCAGGCGACGCTCACGCGGACGCTCGACGACCTGGTCGAGCGACGCTGGGCCAGGAAGCGTGGTCGAGTCTACGAGCTGACGCCGCTCGGGGTCGCCCTCGCCGTCGAGTTCGCCGACCTGCTGGAGACGGTCGAGACGATGCAGCGACTGCAGTCGCTGGCCGAGTGGCTCCCCGCGTTCCCGTTCGACCTGCGGCTGCTCGCCGACGCGACGGTGACGCTCCCGACGGACACGGACGTGCTCGCCCACGTCGGGCGCGTCGAGCGACTGCTGGACGGCGCGGACTCCTCGTGGGTCCTCGCCGGGTCCGTGTTCCACGAGTCGCTCGAACGCCAGCACCGGCGCTCGACCGGGCGTGGCCAGCGACAGGTGGCGGTCCTCTCTGCCGCCGCGCTGGAGCGGGCCCGGTCGGACCCGGAGCTACGCCAGCTCGCCGCGGACCTGCTGGCGTCGGGCTGCGTCGACGTCTACCGGTACGACGGGACGGTGCCAGTGATGCTCGGTCTCGTCGACGAGGTGGCGCTCGTCGCCCCGCTCGACGAGAGCGGCGTCCCCCGTGGTCTCGTCGAGAGCACAGACCCGACCGTCCGGGAGTGGGTGGCGACGACCCTCCGCGAGTACGTCGAGGGGGCCGAACCGGTGACGGCCACGGCGTTCACCGGGTGA
- a CDS encoding halocyanin domain-containing protein: MDRIGISRRDYLLGTGALVLATTLAGCGARGRTPTPTPTRSPTEPTLGSEPDYGTWFDGVSTYTGTEDWRGRETVTVIVGSKGSLGYFKFAPPAVAVSPGTTVRFAWSGHGGSHDVVALDGSFTSGPLTDRPGHVFEHRFETPGVHRYYCTPHRGMGMRGAVTVLA; the protein is encoded by the coding sequence ATGGACAGGATCGGCATCAGCCGACGGGACTACCTGCTCGGGACGGGCGCACTGGTGCTGGCGACGACGCTCGCCGGCTGTGGCGCGCGTGGCCGGACACCCACTCCCACGCCGACGCGGTCCCCGACCGAGCCGACGCTCGGCTCGGAACCGGACTACGGCACCTGGTTCGACGGCGTGAGCACCTACACCGGCACCGAAGACTGGCGCGGCCGTGAGACGGTCACGGTCATCGTCGGGTCGAAGGGGTCGCTCGGCTACTTCAAGTTCGCGCCCCCGGCGGTCGCGGTCTCACCCGGCACCACCGTCCGCTTCGCGTGGTCCGGGCACGGTGGCAGTCACGACGTGGTCGCACTGGACGGGTCGTTCACGAGCGGCCCGCTGACCGACCGACCGGGCCACGTCTTCGAACACCGGTTCGAGACGCCCGGCGTCCACCGGTACTACTGCACCCCGCACCGCGGGATGGGGATGCGCGGGGCCGTCACGGTGCTCGCGTAG